A stretch of Myxococcus hansupus DNA encodes these proteins:
- a CDS encoding glutamate--cysteine ligase, whose product MGMAIHQEEFLPEDHARFSQRLVESLEALRALLARPGFGAGRPTVGAELELYLVDALGFPLPVNRQVLARTEDPRVTLELDAFNMEVNLRPGPLAGRPFTALRKEIESALAAVRKGAATQGARVAVIGILPTLREADLGSGALTAEPRYRAMSNAIRQRRAAPFQVAIRGDEEALNLTWNDVTLEGANTSLQYHLRVAPEDFARLYNAAQLATAPALAVAGNSPFFLGRKLWDETRVALFRQAVDDRGEPGEGGFQPHARVSFGHGWVREGAYELFAESVALHPPLLPVTGDESPRERVAAGEVPGLDELRLHQGTVWTWNRAIYDPKDGGHLRIEFRALPAGPTAMDMAANGAFLLGLTLALAERVDALLPALPFLHVYGNFIRAARQGLDAEMLWPADSAPSPRPVPVTMLVPRLLSEARRGLLGAGVDAEEADTLLGIIEQRVALRRTGALWQRQVLARLEAQMPRQDALAGMLERYLQHAESGAPVHTWPVD is encoded by the coding sequence ATGGGGATGGCCATCCATCAGGAGGAATTTCTTCCAGAGGACCACGCGCGCTTCTCCCAACGGCTCGTGGAGAGCCTGGAGGCGCTGCGCGCGTTGCTGGCGCGGCCAGGCTTCGGAGCGGGTCGCCCCACCGTGGGCGCCGAGCTGGAGCTGTACCTGGTGGACGCGCTGGGTTTCCCGCTGCCGGTGAACCGCCAGGTGCTCGCGCGGACCGAGGACCCTCGCGTGACGCTGGAGCTGGACGCCTTCAACATGGAGGTGAACCTGCGGCCGGGGCCCCTGGCGGGCAGGCCCTTCACCGCGCTGCGGAAGGAAATCGAGAGCGCGTTGGCGGCGGTGCGAAAGGGGGCCGCGACGCAAGGGGCGCGCGTGGCCGTCATCGGTATCCTCCCCACGTTGCGCGAGGCGGACCTGGGCAGCGGCGCGCTCACGGCGGAGCCTCGCTACCGGGCCATGTCGAACGCGATTCGACAGCGGCGGGCCGCTCCGTTCCAGGTGGCCATTCGCGGTGATGAGGAGGCGCTGAACCTCACCTGGAACGACGTCACGCTGGAAGGCGCGAACACGTCGCTCCAGTACCACCTGCGCGTGGCACCCGAAGACTTCGCGCGGCTGTACAACGCCGCGCAGCTCGCCACGGCGCCGGCGTTGGCGGTGGCGGGCAACTCGCCGTTCTTCCTGGGCCGGAAGCTGTGGGACGAGACGCGGGTGGCCCTGTTCCGGCAAGCGGTGGATGACCGGGGCGAGCCCGGAGAGGGCGGCTTCCAGCCGCATGCGCGGGTGTCGTTCGGCCATGGTTGGGTGCGCGAGGGCGCCTACGAACTCTTCGCGGAGTCCGTGGCGCTGCATCCGCCGCTGCTGCCGGTGACGGGGGACGAGTCACCGCGAGAGCGCGTGGCCGCGGGCGAGGTGCCGGGGTTGGATGAGCTGCGTCTGCACCAGGGCACGGTGTGGACGTGGAACCGCGCCATCTACGATCCGAAGGACGGTGGGCACCTCCGCATCGAATTCCGCGCGCTGCCCGCGGGGCCCACGGCGATGGACATGGCGGCCAACGGCGCGTTCCTGCTGGGCCTGACGTTGGCCCTCGCGGAGCGCGTGGACGCCTTGCTCCCCGCGCTGCCCTTCCTCCACGTCTACGGCAACTTCATCCGCGCGGCGCGCCAGGGGTTGGACGCGGAGATGCTGTGGCCGGCCGACTCCGCGCCGAGCCCTCGGCCCGTTCCGGTGACGATGCTGGTGCCACGGCTGCTGTCCGAGGCCCGCCGCGGCCTGCTGGGCGCGGGCGTGGACGCGGAGGAGGCGGACACCTTGCTGGGCATCATCGAGCAGCGTGTCGCGCTGCGGCGGACGGGCGCGCTGTGGCAGCGGCAGGTGCTGGCCCGGTTGGAGGCGCAGATGCCCCGGCAGGATGCCCTCGCCGGAATGCTGGAGCGCTATCTCCAGCACGCGGAGTCGGGCGCGCCGGTGCACACGTGGCCGGTGGACTGA
- the rlmN gene encoding 23S rRNA (adenine(2503)-C(2))-methyltransferase RlmN — translation MPSDTLANLYDLTRPALGALLAGWGFSAYHRDQLWTALYRRHATSFDELEGLKPELVRALRERARLSHLGVHHESFSSDGFTHKLLLRLDDGQTIETVLMRFKGRATVCISTQAGCAMGCVFCATGQMGLSRHLTPGEIVGQVLHVNRVLRDANESLRNVVLMGMGEPLHNYEHTMAAIDVLVDAMGLAMGPRFITLSTVGVVPGIRRLADEERPIHLAVSLHGATDAERAALVPVGRRWPLDELMDACRYYSEKRGRRIFFEWTLIAGRNDTAEHAHTLGQLLRGMDAHVNVIPLNPTVGYDGGPSRPESVRAFQDVLTSYAVPSTVRQRRGIDIDAGCGQLKADVERRARRSLPTSA, via the coding sequence ATGCCGTCCGACACGCTCGCCAACCTGTACGACCTGACGCGGCCCGCACTGGGAGCCCTGCTCGCCGGCTGGGGCTTCAGCGCCTACCACCGGGACCAGCTCTGGACCGCCCTGTACCGCCGGCACGCGACCTCCTTCGACGAACTGGAGGGCTTGAAGCCGGAGCTGGTGCGAGCGCTGCGTGAACGCGCGCGCCTGAGCCACCTGGGCGTGCACCACGAGTCCTTCAGCAGCGACGGCTTTACCCACAAGTTGCTGCTGCGGCTCGACGACGGCCAGACGATTGAGACCGTCCTGATGCGGTTCAAGGGCCGCGCCACCGTGTGCATCAGCACGCAGGCCGGCTGCGCCATGGGCTGCGTCTTCTGCGCCACCGGGCAGATGGGCCTGTCGCGCCACCTGACGCCCGGCGAAATCGTGGGGCAGGTGCTGCACGTCAACCGCGTCCTCCGGGACGCGAACGAGTCGCTGCGCAACGTGGTGCTCATGGGCATGGGCGAGCCGCTGCACAACTACGAGCACACGATGGCCGCCATCGACGTGCTCGTGGACGCGATGGGGCTCGCCATGGGTCCGCGCTTCATCACGCTCAGCACCGTGGGCGTGGTGCCCGGCATCCGGCGGCTCGCGGACGAGGAGCGCCCCATCCACCTGGCCGTCAGCCTCCACGGCGCCACGGACGCGGAGCGCGCGGCCCTGGTGCCCGTCGGGCGCCGCTGGCCCCTGGACGAGCTGATGGACGCGTGCCGCTACTACAGCGAGAAGCGCGGGCGTCGCATCTTCTTCGAGTGGACGCTCATCGCGGGCCGCAACGACACGGCCGAGCACGCGCACACGCTGGGCCAGTTGCTGCGCGGCATGGACGCGCACGTCAACGTCATCCCGCTCAACCCCACGGTGGGTTACGACGGCGGCCCCAGCCGGCCCGAATCCGTGCGCGCGTTCCAGGACGTGCTCACGTCGTACGCGGTGCCCAGCACGGTGCGTCAGCGCCGAGGCATCGACATCGACGCGGGCTGCGGTCAGCTCAAGGCCGACGTGGAGCGTCGGGCCCGCCGTTCACTTCCCACCAGCGCCTGA